From a single Miscanthus floridulus cultivar M001 chromosome 8, ASM1932011v1, whole genome shotgun sequence genomic region:
- the LOC136476126 gene encoding uncharacterized protein, with amino-acid sequence MEHAKNERDERKKIPLKSSRHDSESDTDSGHGKNKMEHAKNERDERKKVPVKSSRHNSETDTDIDYRKKKIEHAKGIRDERKKMPVGSSRHDSDSDTDGAYRKKVVEYANIHNGKNKIPVQSSRQDEKPRKYKESFRHDSYSDGLSRDKERQLNAAVLKKDVQEKRKLASSSESSDYSSSLSSSDSDMSADSYEEQKRSQAEGRRNELTTQRQKEEERKELEKQQQSEVERKELEKQKQREEERIEMEKKRQREREEERQREREQYGRKFGNDVERDNKRKLIDDRYDPNSSRVREEGYKDRQNRDDNRWQEEHGRHSRYMDSHDSKRSRRDDDSHYHSRGDYEQRYSRDEHRDRRRH; translated from the coding sequence ATGGAACATGCAAAGAATGAACGTGATGAGAGAAAGAAGATACCGTTGAAGAGCTCTCGTCATGATTCGGAGTCTGATACAGATAGTGGCCATGGCAAGAACAAAATGGAACATGCAAAGAATGAACGTGATGAGAGAAAGAAGGTACCAGTGAAGAGCTCTCGTCATAATTCTGAGACTGATACAGATATTGACTATAGGAAGAAGAAAATAGAACATGCGAAGGGCATTCGCGACGAGAGAAAGAAGATGCCAGTGGGAAGCTCTCGTCACGATTCTGACTCTGATACAGATGGTGCCTATAGGAAGAAAGTAGTGGAATATGCAAACATTCATAATGGGAAAAACAAGATACCAGTGCAAAGCTCTCGTCAGGATGAGAAGCCTAGAAAATACAAGGAAAGTTTTCGCCATGACTCATATTCAGATGGTCTTTCCCGTGATAAGGAAAGACAACTGAATGCTGCAGTGTTAAAAAAGGACGTGCAAGAGAAAAGGAAACTAGCTAGCTCAAGTGAGAGTTCAGATTACAGCAGCAGCCTCAGCAGCAGTGATTCTGACATGAGTGCAGATAGCTATGAGGAACAAAAAAGGAGTCAAGCTGAAGGGAGAAGAAATGAGCTGACTACACAAAGGCAGAaagaggaggaaagaaaagagcTTGAGAAGCAACAGCAGAGCGAGGTAGAGAGGAAAGAGTTGGAGAAACAAAAGCAAAGGGAGGAAGAGCGGATAGAGATGGAGAAGAAAAGGCAGCgagagagggaggaagagagacaaagggagagagagcaATATGGAAGGAAATTCGGAAATGATGTGGAGAGAGACAACAAAAGGAAACTGATAGATGATCggtatgatccaaattcaagtaGAGTTAGAGAAGAGGGATACAAAGACCGTCAGAACAGAGATGACAATAGATGGCAGGAAGAGCATGGTCGACACAGTAGATATATGGATAGTCATGATTCCAAGAGGTCAAGGCGTGATGATGACTCGCATTACCATTCAAGGGGAGATTATGAACAGCGCTATTCTAGAGATGAACATAGAGACAGAAGGCGTCACTAA